A window from Intestinimonas massiliensis (ex Afouda et al. 2020) encodes these proteins:
- a CDS encoding RNA polymerase sigma factor, whose translation MLTYLMLLEEDADKARFQQLYEQYRGPMYRTALRYLKDEGRAQDAVHDAFVKIALHFQKISALSCMEMGSYIVTIVENRCIEILRKEKRRLDWDEDWDIPAPSGAEDEAGYRRLVALVDSMPETYREVLTLRFVLEWSSKEIARTLGLSVGAVNTRISRGRAMLIHRLKEEGYDYDRT comes from the coding sequence GTGCTGACGTATCTCATGCTGCTGGAGGAGGATGCCGACAAGGCCCGCTTCCAGCAGCTCTACGAACAATACCGGGGCCCCATGTACCGGACGGCGCTGCGTTATTTGAAGGACGAGGGCCGGGCCCAGGATGCGGTCCACGACGCCTTTGTAAAAATTGCTCTGCATTTTCAAAAAATTTCTGCGCTTTCCTGTATGGAAATGGGCTCCTACATCGTTACTATAGTAGAAAACCGCTGTATCGAGATCCTGCGCAAGGAAAAGCGGCGTCTGGACTGGGACGAGGACTGGGACATCCCCGCCCCCTCCGGCGCCGAGGACGAGGCGGGCTACCGCCGCCTGGTGGCCCTCGTGGACTCCATGCCGGAGACCTACCGGGAGGTCCTGACCCTGCGCTTTGTGCTGGAGTGGTCCAGCAAGGAGATCGCCCGGACCCTGGGCCTCTCTGTGGGGGCGGTCAACACCCGCATCTCCCGGGGGCGGGCCATGCTGATCCATCGGCTGAAGGAGGAGGGATACGATTATGACAGAACATGA
- a CDS encoding stalk domain-containing protein — protein MKVIRQGVPALLLSLAILSGSVCLASGAEVQTVRATLWDAWPITVDETPICTVNEYDRFQYPLAYNGSVYIPLQTVSDWLGARFDWDETANTVTLTKTGDPYYRHYTLDQPAPWTEEELAQCDADKAEGVEMELRPDIQIYLDGEKQTFTDAAGNRIPPAASRGVLLLPVRGAAQMCGKEITYLPSKPASPGVEGGSVTDFPLLFEPVLSDGRAAKIFLYDKPTTAQLDGAQAFLDEAERLMYEGPVNDLRELLACESLSDDDCIARLRRIGNYADDFAQLPQPEAAFMIAQYRAILTNAQDLRTYGTNEFISSVERGAAHFNDLKGDSSFSRIMTQKLYRMRFSIAEGLRMLDAVRAQIQQ, from the coding sequence ATGAAAGTGATCCGCCAGGGCGTTCCGGCCCTGCTCTTGTCTCTGGCCATTCTCTCCGGCTCTGTCTGCCTGGCCTCCGGGGCGGAAGTCCAAACGGTCCGCGCCACGCTGTGGGATGCGTGGCCTATCACCGTGGACGAAACCCCCATCTGCACGGTCAACGAGTACGACCGCTTCCAATATCCGCTGGCCTACAACGGCTCCGTCTATATCCCGCTCCAAACGGTCAGCGATTGGCTGGGAGCCCGGTTCGACTGGGATGAGACCGCCAATACCGTGACCCTGACCAAGACCGGAGATCCCTATTACCGCCACTACACGCTGGACCAGCCCGCTCCATGGACGGAGGAAGAGCTCGCCCAATGTGACGCCGACAAGGCGGAGGGCGTAGAGATGGAGCTGCGGCCCGACATCCAAATCTATCTGGATGGAGAAAAGCAGACATTTACCGACGCTGCCGGGAACCGTATCCCCCCGGCAGCGTCCCGCGGCGTACTCCTTCTTCCGGTGCGCGGCGCGGCCCAGATGTGCGGGAAGGAGATCACCTATCTTCCCAGCAAGCCCGCCTCGCCGGGCGTCGAGGGAGGCTCCGTGACCGATTTCCCCCTGCTCTTTGAGCCGGTCCTCTCCGATGGCCGCGCCGCAAAGATCTTCCTGTACGACAAGCCGACAACGGCTCAACTGGACGGGGCGCAGGCGTTCCTCGACGAGGCTGAGCGGCTGATGTACGAGGGTCCTGTCAACGATCTGAGGGAACTTCTGGCCTGTGAGAGCCTGAGCGATGACGATTGTATTGCCCGTCTGCGCAGGATCGGCAACTATGCGGACGACTTCGCCCAACTGCCTCAGCCGGAGGCGGCATTTATGATCGCTCAGTATCGGGCCATCCTCACCAACGCGCAGGACCTGCGAACCTATGGTACGAATGAATTCATCTCCTCCGTCGAGCGCGGAGCGGCGCATTTTAATGATTTGAAAGGCGACAGCAGCTTTTCACGCATCATGACGCAAAAACTCTATCGGATGCGTTTCAGCATCGCGGAGGGCCTGCGTATGCTGGACGCCGTGCGGGCGCAGATACAGCAATGA
- a CDS encoding DUF4367 domain-containing protein, producing the protein MTEHDFDPMLRAALLESAAKRWTLALEDGPELVWTPERERRMARLLADPFRRAKRHSRPRWQRFLAAACLALLCSLTLWGLYTSSPTVRARAIWSADVTEVWYDDHVEFTFFRKGNPELSYMRPGWLPEGYVETSANDLGHRWHITYQNAAGERLELNYEVLHSGMVLMLDNEHSKREYVMIGNLGGQLFRSNTEGWPSTLLWFSEAGDVLFMLDGEADPDLLLQIAESVPVR; encoded by the coding sequence ATGACAGAACATGATTTTGACCCAATGCTCCGCGCCGCCCTCCTGGAGTCGGCCGCGAAGCGCTGGACCCTCGCCCTGGAGGACGGGCCGGAGCTGGTCTGGACGCCGGAGCGGGAGCGCCGGATGGCCCGACTGCTGGCCGACCCCTTCCGCCGGGCCAAACGGCACAGCCGTCCCCGGTGGCAGCGCTTTCTGGCCGCCGCCTGCCTGGCGCTGCTGTGTTCCCTTACCCTGTGGGGTCTGTATACCTCCAGCCCCACCGTGCGGGCCCGCGCGATCTGGAGCGCCGACGTAACGGAGGTGTGGTACGACGACCATGTGGAATTTACCTTCTTCCGCAAAGGGAACCCCGAACTGTCATATATGCGGCCCGGCTGGCTGCCGGAGGGATATGTCGAGACCTCGGCCAATGACTTGGGCCACAGATGGCACATCACCTATCAAAATGCAGCCGGTGAGCGGCTGGAGCTTAACTATGAAGTGCTGCACAGCGGTATGGTCCTGATGCTGGACAACGAGCACAGCAAGCGGGAATATGTGATGATCGGGAACTTGGGCGGTCAGCTTTTCCGCTCAAACACCGAAGGCTGGCCCAGTACCCTGCTGTGGTTCAGCGAGGCGGGGGATGTCCTTTTCATGCTGGACGGGGAGGCAGACCCGGACCTTCTGCTGCAAATCGCGGAGAGTGTGCCTGTCCGCTGA